A window of the Streptomyces formicae genome harbors these coding sequences:
- a CDS encoding HpcH/HpaI aldolase/citrate lyase family protein, which translates to MTSTIRRPGRAWIITPGLHTDRFTSAQSAGAAVAVVDIEDSVAPADKQTARTASEAFFALPDPPCTLGIRMNSLTTLDGIKDLVALAAYTARPDLIVVPKVESPRDIEVVAATLDTDGYTPDMWALIESPRAFTTLPAIMRAPRLGGVIFGSADYAASVRCGLGWDALHYARSALITAATAANIPAVDAPTWELDNPSILRRDAERAKDLGFYGKGCVHPRHVKVINEVFTPTAEEIAQARAIAAAAAASDGTVTTVDGHMRGTPFFNATRALITEADRTA; encoded by the coding sequence ATGACCAGCACCATCCGCAGGCCAGGACGGGCCTGGATCATCACCCCCGGCCTGCACACAGACCGCTTCACCAGCGCGCAGAGCGCAGGCGCCGCAGTCGCTGTCGTCGACATCGAGGACTCCGTCGCCCCGGCCGACAAGCAGACCGCCCGCACAGCATCGGAGGCGTTCTTCGCCCTACCCGACCCGCCGTGCACCCTCGGCATCCGCATGAACAGCCTCACGACACTCGACGGCATCAAGGACCTCGTCGCCCTCGCCGCCTACACCGCCCGGCCCGACCTCATCGTGGTCCCCAAGGTGGAATCCCCCCGCGACATCGAAGTCGTCGCCGCCACGCTCGACACCGACGGCTACACCCCCGACATGTGGGCGCTGATCGAAAGCCCCCGGGCCTTCACCACCCTGCCCGCGATCATGCGCGCGCCCCGGCTCGGCGGCGTCATCTTCGGCTCCGCCGACTACGCCGCCTCCGTCCGCTGCGGCCTGGGCTGGGACGCCCTCCACTACGCCCGCTCAGCCCTCATCACCGCGGCCACCGCCGCGAACATCCCCGCGGTCGACGCCCCCACCTGGGAACTCGACAACCCCAGCATCCTGCGCCGTGACGCCGAGCGGGCCAAGGATCTCGGCTTCTACGGCAAGGGCTGCGTCCATCCCCGCCACGTAAAGGTGATCAACGAGGTCTTCACGCCCACCGCGGAGGAGATCGCCCAGGCCCGCGCCATCGCCGCGGCCGCCGCCGCCAGCGACGGAACGGTGACCACCGTGGACGGGCATATGCGCGGCACCCCCTTCTTCAACGCCACCCGCGCGCTCATCACCGAAGCGGACCGTACGGCATGA
- a CDS encoding beta-ketoacyl-ACP synthase 3, with amino-acid sequence MTAASGVAGRAAVVCGVGAALPPHIVSNADLTARLDTTDEWIRSRTGIAQRHVAGADLSTTDLAVRAAAEALADSEPVPVEAVVVATTTPDRCCPATAPAVATRLGLTGIPAYDLAAGCTGFLYALATAAGFLAAGTARTVLVIGADRLASLPDPEDRTTVALFGDGAGAVLLRCGSADEAGALGQMVLGSDGTGADLIRAAHPGALHMDGVDVFRHAVDRMSTAAHQAATAMGWELADVDHLVPHQANGRITSFVARQLGIPDGHHLCNVGEVGNTGAASIPLLLADAAADGRLKPGHRTLLTAFGAGLTWGAVALTWPDLSLTRLPGGAGHDR; translated from the coding sequence ATGACCGCCGCATCCGGAGTTGCCGGGAGGGCGGCCGTGGTCTGCGGAGTCGGCGCAGCGCTGCCCCCGCACATCGTCTCGAACGCCGACCTGACCGCGCGTCTGGACACCACGGACGAGTGGATCCGCTCACGGACCGGCATCGCCCAGCGGCACGTCGCCGGGGCGGATCTGTCCACGACCGATCTCGCCGTGCGGGCCGCCGCTGAGGCTCTCGCCGACAGCGAACCGGTCCCGGTGGAGGCCGTGGTGGTGGCGACGACCACCCCGGACCGCTGCTGTCCGGCCACCGCCCCCGCCGTCGCCACCCGACTCGGGCTGACCGGCATCCCCGCCTACGACCTCGCCGCCGGCTGCACCGGCTTCCTCTACGCCCTCGCCACCGCGGCCGGGTTCCTCGCCGCCGGCACCGCACGGACCGTCCTGGTCATCGGCGCCGACCGCCTCGCCAGCCTTCCCGACCCCGAAGACCGCACGACCGTCGCCCTGTTCGGCGACGGCGCCGGAGCCGTCCTGCTGCGCTGCGGCAGCGCGGACGAGGCCGGAGCTCTCGGGCAAATGGTGTTGGGCAGCGACGGCACCGGCGCCGACCTGATCAGAGCCGCCCACCCCGGCGCCCTGCACATGGACGGAGTCGACGTCTTCCGGCACGCCGTCGACCGCATGTCCACCGCCGCCCACCAGGCCGCCACCGCCATGGGCTGGGAACTCGCGGACGTCGACCATCTGGTCCCTCACCAGGCCAACGGCCGCATCACCTCGTTCGTCGCTCGCCAACTCGGCATCCCCGACGGCCACCACCTCTGCAACGTGGGCGAAGTCGGCAACACAGGCGCCGCGTCCATTCCCTTGCTCCTGGCCGACGCTGCCGCCGACGGCCGCCTCAAGCCCGGCCACCGCACCCTGCTAACCGCCTTCGGTGCCGGACTGACCTGGGGCGCCGTCGCCCTCACCTGGCCCGACCTCTCCCTCACCCGCCTTCCGGGAGGAGCCGGACATGACCGGTGA
- a CDS encoding acyl carrier protein has product MTGDLTRILTHDLKLPADRLTDDASLDHAGFDSLAVVELSVLLTNRYGIDLSDSDIKEAATLGQLDLLITTKRSER; this is encoded by the coding sequence ATGACCGGTGACCTCACCCGCATCCTGACCCATGACCTCAAGCTGCCCGCCGACCGGCTCACCGACGACGCCAGCCTCGACCACGCCGGATTCGACTCCCTCGCTGTCGTCGAGCTGTCCGTCCTCCTGACCAACCGCTACGGCATCGATCTCAGCGACAGCGACATCAAGGAAGCCGCCACCCTCGGCCAGCTCGACCTCCTCATCACCACCAAACGCAGCGAAAGGTGA
- a CDS encoding sterol carrier protein domain-containing protein yields the protein MEIEDETGGWGRWMLQIRAGAAEIVPTHVEGQVTFTRRQLAVWYAGGYRSTTSARMAGVHAVSEKALATLVRSTAQFEPWLPDHF from the coding sequence ATGGAGATCGAGGACGAGACTGGCGGGTGGGGCCGGTGGATGCTTCAGATCAGGGCCGGAGCGGCCGAGATCGTCCCCACCCACGTCGAGGGGCAGGTGACCTTCACACGGCGCCAGCTCGCGGTCTGGTACGCAGGCGGCTACCGGTCCACCACCTCGGCCCGCATGGCCGGAGTCCACGCCGTATCGGAGAAAGCGCTCGCGACCCTCGTCCGCAGCACGGCACAGTTCGAGCCCTGGCTGCCCGACCACTTCTAG
- the dmpG gene encoding 4-hydroxy-2-oxovalerate aldolase: MDTHSHERPRILLHDPTLRDGHHAVGHQLDADQLRAYATAANTAGVPVVEVGHGNGLGASSLQIGRAALDDATMLTTVREALTSSRMGVFMAPGWGTSDDLAAAVHRGADVARIAAHCAEADVTERHIGVIRDLGAEAQGVLLMSHMTGPGELAEQCALMVKFGAQAVGIMDSAGHYLPADVTERVHAIADAVDVPVIFHGHNNLGLAVANSLAAVDAGASVIDATARGFGAGAGNTQLEVLVAVLERRGIETGIRLREVLAAADVAADRLMKTPPSIDSIAVASGLAGVFSGFKRPVLHTARTEGVDPIDLFLALGERQVVAGQEDLIGDVARQLKAATR; encoded by the coding sequence ATGGACACGCACTCGCACGAGCGGCCCCGGATCCTTCTGCACGACCCGACGCTACGTGACGGCCATCACGCGGTCGGTCACCAACTCGACGCAGACCAGCTCCGCGCCTACGCCACCGCCGCGAACACCGCCGGGGTGCCGGTGGTGGAGGTCGGCCACGGCAACGGCCTGGGCGCCTCCAGCCTCCAGATCGGCCGCGCCGCTCTCGACGACGCCACGATGCTCACCACGGTCCGCGAGGCACTCACCTCATCACGAATGGGCGTCTTCATGGCCCCAGGCTGGGGCACCTCCGACGACCTGGCGGCCGCTGTCCACCGCGGCGCCGACGTCGCACGGATCGCCGCGCACTGCGCCGAGGCCGATGTCACCGAACGCCACATCGGCGTCATCCGTGACCTCGGAGCCGAAGCCCAGGGTGTCCTTCTCATGAGCCACATGACCGGCCCCGGTGAGCTCGCCGAACAGTGCGCCCTGATGGTGAAGTTCGGCGCTCAGGCCGTCGGCATCATGGACTCCGCCGGCCACTACCTGCCCGCCGACGTCACCGAGCGCGTGCACGCCATCGCCGACGCCGTCGACGTGCCGGTCATCTTCCACGGTCACAACAACCTGGGCCTGGCTGTGGCGAACAGCCTTGCCGCCGTGGACGCCGGGGCGTCCGTCATCGACGCGACAGCCCGAGGGTTCGGCGCCGGAGCCGGCAACACCCAGCTCGAAGTTCTCGTGGCCGTCCTCGAACGCCGCGGCATCGAAACCGGCATCCGTCTGCGCGAGGTACTGGCCGCCGCCGACGTCGCTGCCGACCGCCTGATGAAGACCCCGCCGTCCATCGACTCGATCGCCGTGGCCAGCGGGCTCGCCGGCGTGTTCTCCGGCTTCAAACGACCCGTCCTTCACACCGCCCGCACCGAAGGCGTCGACCCCATTGACTTGTTCCTTGCCCTTGGCGAGCGGCAGGTTGTCGCCGGACAGGAGGATCTGATCGGCGACGTCGCCCGGCAGCTCAAGGCGGCCACCCGATGA
- a CDS encoding rhamnogalacturonan acetylesterase encodes MTTLYIAGDSTAARKKAAHAPQAGWGMALPFFLHQDLGVRNHAVDGRSSRSFVDEDRLAGILEAVRPDDVVLVQFGHNDQKTEDPTRHTEPWTTYQGFLRRYVEGARAHGARPVLLTSVERRAFDPEGNAVPTHGEYPAAMRALAQDEDVPLLDIQALSLALWGKLGTEETKRYFHWTATTRDDIHFNPPGAIAVARLVAAGLLSEGVLAPGDVRRLGEEIPESWITWPAAAPS; translated from the coding sequence ATGACCACCCTGTACATAGCGGGCGACTCCACCGCCGCGCGGAAGAAGGCCGCCCACGCCCCTCAGGCCGGCTGGGGCATGGCCCTGCCGTTCTTCCTCCACCAGGACCTGGGTGTCCGCAATCACGCGGTGGACGGCCGCAGTTCGAGGAGCTTCGTCGACGAGGACCGGCTCGCCGGGATCCTGGAGGCCGTCCGGCCGGACGATGTCGTGCTCGTCCAGTTCGGCCACAACGACCAGAAGACGGAGGACCCCACGCGCCACACCGAGCCCTGGACGACGTACCAGGGCTTTCTGCGCCGGTACGTCGAGGGGGCGAGGGCCCACGGGGCACGGCCCGTGCTGCTCACCTCGGTGGAGCGCCGCGCCTTCGACCCCGAGGGCAACGCGGTGCCCACCCACGGCGAGTACCCGGCCGCCATGCGGGCCCTCGCACAGGACGAGGACGTCCCCCTGCTCGACATCCAGGCCCTGTCCCTCGCGCTGTGGGGGAAGCTCGGCACCGAGGAGACGAAGAGGTACTTCCACTGGACCGCGACGACGCGGGACGACATCCACTTCAACCCGCCCGGTGCGATCGCCGTCGCCCGCCTCGTCGCGGCCGGGCTGCTGAGCGAGGGCGTGCTCGCGCCCGGTGACGTACGCCGCCTGGGCGAGGAGATCCCCGAATCGTGGATCACCTGGCCCGCGGCGGCGCCGTCGTAA
- a CDS encoding phospholipase domain-containing protein has protein sequence MDRGHRQARQFPNISAWRRKVCGDLTSVFDFAAPVNGLPSLPATTTIGSRCDGVPNPVPQTNALPAQESGTRPARALPYQANGYLDRLEISGTTMRPWFKMVNVGTPAKQAAHFSIHPNAHRSRTPWQYTVEAGGTQEDFFNVGAGFGDGKYDISMYGPNRFMRRFIGDATTAGKSAFVSSRFAVESGTGKLAIWFTMKNTSTSSVTFTVKSNAYRSGSWTYTVPAGGSTEDFFNNVALANGWYDYTITVSSDTGWSQRFVGHIETGAASISG, from the coding sequence GTGGACCGCGGCCATCGGCAAGCCCGCCAGTTCCCCAACATCAGCGCCTGGCGGCGCAAGGTGTGCGGTGACCTGACGAGCGTCTTCGACTTCGCCGCACCGGTGAACGGGCTGCCGTCGCTCCCCGCGACGACGACGATCGGCAGCCGCTGCGACGGCGTCCCCAACCCCGTGCCGCAGACCAACGCGCTGCCCGCCCAGGAGTCCGGCACCCGGCCCGCCAGGGCGCTGCCGTACCAGGCCAACGGCTACCTCGACCGCCTGGAGATCAGCGGCACCACGATGAGGCCCTGGTTCAAGATGGTGAACGTGGGCACGCCCGCCAAGCAGGCCGCTCACTTCTCCATCCACCCCAACGCCCACCGCTCCCGCACCCCGTGGCAGTACACCGTCGAAGCGGGCGGTACCCAGGAGGACTTCTTCAACGTCGGCGCGGGCTTCGGCGACGGCAAGTACGACATCAGCATGTACGGTCCGAACCGCTTCATGCGCCGCTTCATCGGCGACGCCACGACGGCGGGCAAGAGCGCCTTCGTCAGCAGCCGCTTCGCGGTGGAGTCGGGCACGGGCAAGCTCGCGATCTGGTTCACCATGAAGAACACCTCCACCTCGTCGGTGACCTTCACCGTCAAGTCGAACGCCTACCGCTCCGGCAGCTGGACCTACACCGTCCCGGCCGGCGGCAGCACGGAGGACTTCTTCAACAACGTGGCCCTCGCGAACGGCTGGTACGACTACACCATCACGGTCAGCAGCGACACCGGCTGGTCGCAGCGGTTCGTCGGCCACATCGAGACCGGAGCGGCGAGCATCTCCGGCTGA
- a CDS encoding GNAT family N-acetyltransferase, which translates to MNQQLTFAPADDGLWEQYDQLATRAYGHSIGDITHLREHADLQVATRGGRVVAGGLGLLVDQFFGGAPVPSACLGDGCVAPEERGDHLATDMTAERLRPLIERGAVISTITTSSTGYARRLGWEAPTGVLAWGVATDDLKRSFASADFEVEHGLTDEAEALQRDLARQWNGPVHRPSWWTRWKQDKSNLTTYRFARPGHPTAGLLSLTTMRHERHGMNLVVHDFWAAGQPAATAMLAFLSRHNTRARTITFRRGALPLTPSSFTDSATTAPPPKPGTPGCSASSISPRPYGSAAGRATSPLPYRWRSRTRLAGGAGGCFRSGPERPRSSPPTSRGR; encoded by the coding sequence ATGAACCAGCAGTTGACCTTCGCCCCAGCCGATGACGGCCTGTGGGAGCAATACGACCAGCTCGCCACCCGCGCCTACGGCCATTCCATCGGGGACATCACCCACCTGCGCGAGCACGCCGACCTCCAGGTCGCCACCCGCGGCGGCCGGGTCGTCGCCGGCGGCCTCGGCCTGCTCGTCGATCAGTTCTTCGGCGGCGCTCCCGTCCCCAGCGCCTGCCTCGGCGACGGATGCGTGGCCCCCGAGGAGCGCGGCGACCACCTGGCCACCGACATGACTGCCGAACGATTGCGCCCTCTGATCGAGCGTGGGGCAGTGATCTCTACGATCACCACCTCCTCCACCGGCTATGCCCGCCGCCTCGGATGGGAAGCCCCCACCGGCGTCCTCGCCTGGGGAGTGGCAACCGACGACCTCAAGCGCTCCTTCGCCAGTGCGGACTTCGAGGTCGAGCACGGACTGACCGACGAAGCCGAAGCCCTCCAACGCGACCTCGCCCGCCAGTGGAACGGCCCCGTCCATCGGCCCTCCTGGTGGACCCGGTGGAAGCAGGACAAGAGCAACCTCACCACCTACCGCTTCGCCCGGCCCGGCCACCCCACCGCCGGCCTGCTCAGCCTTACCACAATGCGTCACGAGCGCCACGGCATGAACCTAGTCGTCCACGACTTCTGGGCCGCCGGCCAGCCCGCCGCCACAGCCATGCTCGCCTTCCTCAGCCGCCATAACACTCGCGCCCGCACCATCACCTTCCGGCGCGGCGCCCTCCCCCTCACCCCATCCTCCTTCACGGACTCCGCCACCACCGCACCACCGCCGAAGCCTGGCACCCCTGGATGCTCCGCATCCTCGATATCCCCGAGGCCATACGGTTCCGCGGCTGGCCGGGCGACCTCACCACTGCCGTACCGATGGAGATCGAGGACGAGACTGGCGGGTGGGGCCGGTGGATGCTTCAGATCAGGGCCGGAGCGGCCGAGATCGTCCCCACCCACGTCGAGGGGCAGGTGA
- a CDS encoding alkaline phosphatase family protein: MDRRKFLGVAAGATAGAVAGSALDLAAGASAAAATGTIADVKHIVVLMQENRSFDHYFGKLKGVRGYADRSAMLLNGGHSVFNQPNGSGRQYPYSLREGVGGDASLVPHCAPGLGHDWNTQHACWNGALMDNFVAGAGGVHSMGYLDRTDIPFYYALADAYTVCDSYFCSSLTGTGPNRAFLWSGKIDASHNNGGDLTGCTWKTYAENLQDAGVTWRVYNRRNDNFGDNALEYFNQFANAGPGNPLYDRGVADVPGSSSTPTHQAIIDAIRADVVGGTLPQVSWVVPNQAYSEHPSGSTPGDGHHFTNMLLQALNADPAVFNSTVVIVNYDENDGFFDHVPPPIPPSGTADELVIGGKPVGLGFRVPMLVVSPWTRGGWVNSEVFDHTSVIRFMEKWTAAIGKPASSPTSAPGGARCAVT; the protein is encoded by the coding sequence GTGGATCGTCGGAAGTTTCTGGGAGTGGCCGCCGGAGCGACGGCCGGAGCCGTCGCCGGGTCCGCGCTCGATCTCGCGGCGGGGGCCTCGGCCGCCGCCGCGACCGGCACGATAGCCGACGTCAAGCACATCGTCGTCCTCATGCAGGAGAACCGCAGCTTCGACCACTACTTCGGGAAGCTGAAGGGCGTACGCGGCTACGCCGACCGCAGCGCCATGCTCCTGAACGGCGGGCACTCGGTCTTCAACCAGCCCAACGGCTCGGGCCGGCAGTACCCGTACTCGCTGCGCGAGGGTGTCGGCGGCGACGCCTCGCTGGTGCCCCACTGCGCGCCCGGCCTCGGCCACGACTGGAACACGCAGCACGCCTGCTGGAACGGCGCGCTGATGGACAACTTCGTCGCCGGAGCCGGTGGCGTGCACTCCATGGGCTACCTGGACCGCACCGACATCCCGTTCTACTACGCCCTCGCGGACGCCTACACCGTCTGCGACTCCTACTTCTGCTCCTCGCTCACCGGCACAGGACCGAACCGTGCCTTCCTGTGGAGCGGGAAGATCGACGCCAGCCACAACAACGGCGGCGACCTCACGGGCTGCACCTGGAAGACGTACGCGGAGAACCTCCAGGACGCCGGAGTGACCTGGCGTGTCTACAACCGGCGGAACGACAACTTCGGCGACAACGCCCTGGAGTACTTCAACCAGTTCGCGAATGCCGGTCCCGGCAATCCGCTGTACGACCGTGGCGTCGCCGACGTCCCCGGATCCTCCTCCACGCCCACCCACCAGGCCATCATCGACGCGATACGCGCGGACGTCGTGGGCGGCACCCTGCCCCAGGTGTCGTGGGTGGTGCCCAACCAGGCGTACTCCGAGCACCCCTCCGGCAGCACGCCCGGCGACGGCCACCACTTCACCAACATGCTGCTCCAGGCGCTCAACGCCGACCCGGCCGTCTTCAACTCCACCGTCGTGATCGTCAACTACGACGAGAACGACGGCTTCTTCGACCACGTGCCGCCGCCGATCCCGCCGAGCGGCACCGCGGACGAGCTCGTCATCGGCGGCAAGCCGGTCGGTCTCGGCTTCCGCGTCCCCATGCTCGTGGTCTCGCCGTGGACCCGCGGCGGCTGGGTGAACTCCGAGGTCTTCGACCACACCTCCGTCATCCGCTTCATGGAGAAGTGGACCGCGGCCATCGGCAAGCCCGCCAGTTCCCCAACATCAGCGCCTGGCGGCGCAAGGTGTGCGGTGACCTGA
- a CDS encoding pectinesterase family protein: MRWLRQITALAAAVTLPLAVSPPAEAGRPPAPAAQGRPASVLSPQGVERPVCTDTPLRITFDSPPRLGRTGQLQVHHADGTLVDVVDLADPGTRQRGIGGALTAYGEVHRWFYEPVVIDGNTASVYLHYVLDPGQEYYVTMDEGFFRGKEAIDDHDTWRFRTRQGPPKGTARLTVGGAGGGDVDFCTVQGAVDFVPENNPAPVRIDVAPGSYREIVYVSQTKPHITVSGESAASTVIGYPNNSVLNGDAAMSDVPARQSYCPRRVLPQPDRFNCWRAAFGVDADDFRLENVTVHNTTPDGGSQAEAFRGNGDRIVLDRVRVLSHQDSLRLQGRAFVTGSYIEGDVDFVWGTGGVFVQDSELKSLDIGYISQIRNGEDQPGNVFVRTRLTRADTVPDGSVLLGRIDKRFPASQVVFLDSVMDAHVAPVGWGISDGDCITVDRLRFWEFGSTGPSGDPVDTGGRLACSRQLDADEAEEWRDPAHLLDGWDPRTPTTDGR, from the coding sequence ATGCGATGGTTGCGTCAGATCACGGCTCTCGCGGCGGCGGTGACACTGCCGTTGGCCGTCTCGCCGCCCGCAGAGGCCGGCCGGCCTCCCGCACCGGCCGCCCAGGGACGCCCGGCGTCCGTCCTCTCGCCGCAGGGAGTCGAGCGGCCCGTCTGCACGGACACGCCCCTGCGGATCACCTTCGACTCGCCGCCCCGGCTGGGCAGGACGGGTCAGCTCCAGGTGCATCATGCCGACGGCACGCTGGTGGACGTCGTCGACCTCGCCGATCCCGGGACCAGGCAGCGCGGCATCGGCGGTGCCCTCACCGCCTACGGGGAGGTCCACCGCTGGTTCTACGAACCCGTCGTGATCGACGGCAACACCGCCTCGGTGTACCTGCACTACGTCCTGGACCCGGGCCAGGAGTACTACGTGACGATGGACGAGGGCTTCTTCCGCGGCAAGGAGGCCATCGACGACCACGACACCTGGCGGTTCCGCACCCGGCAAGGGCCACCGAAAGGCACGGCCCGGCTCACCGTCGGAGGCGCGGGCGGCGGCGACGTCGACTTCTGCACCGTCCAGGGCGCCGTCGACTTCGTCCCCGAGAACAACCCCGCCCCGGTCCGTATCGACGTCGCCCCCGGGTCGTACCGCGAGATCGTCTACGTGTCCCAGACCAAGCCGCACATCACGGTCAGCGGCGAAAGCGCGGCGAGCACCGTGATCGGCTACCCGAACAACAGCGTGCTCAACGGCGACGCCGCCATGTCGGACGTACCCGCCCGGCAGAGCTACTGCCCGCGGCGCGTGCTGCCCCAGCCGGACCGGTTCAACTGCTGGCGCGCGGCCTTCGGCGTCGACGCCGACGACTTCCGGCTGGAGAACGTCACCGTCCACAACACCACACCGGACGGCGGCTCCCAGGCCGAGGCCTTCCGCGGCAACGGCGACCGGATCGTCCTCGACCGGGTCCGGGTGCTCAGCCACCAGGACAGCCTGCGGCTCCAGGGGCGCGCCTTCGTGACCGGCAGCTACATCGAGGGCGATGTCGACTTCGTCTGGGGGACCGGAGGGGTCTTCGTCCAGGACAGCGAGCTCAAGTCGCTGGACATCGGGTACATCAGCCAGATCCGCAACGGCGAGGACCAGCCGGGCAACGTCTTCGTCCGCACCCGGCTGACACGGGCGGACACCGTTCCCGACGGCAGCGTCCTGCTCGGCCGGATCGACAAGCGTTTTCCGGCGAGTCAGGTCGTCTTCCTCGACTCCGTCATGGACGCCCACGTCGCCCCCGTCGGCTGGGGGATCAGCGACGGCGACTGCATCACCGTCGACAGGCTGCGCTTCTGGGAGTTCGGCAGCACCGGTCCGTCCGGGGACCCGGTGGACACCGGCGGCCGCCTGGCCTGCTCGCGCCAGCTCGATGCCGACGAGGCCGAGGAGTGGCGCGACCCCGCACACCTGCTCGACGGATGGGACCCGCGCACACCGACGACGGACGGAAGGTGA
- a CDS encoding MaoC family dehydratase produces MSPGLPRGYRQIGEHRIRENVGLSYPELVPGLVIEHRPGRTVTEPDNLLGTALSGNVAPIHTDAHYSSQTQWGRILVCSGVTLNLVAGMTVRSISGLTTANLAVDQVRFTAPVHIGDTLYAQTRILTRRASESRPDTGVITCHTAAHNQAGASVLAFTRTFLVPLDSDAARDATHY; encoded by the coding sequence ATGAGCCCCGGCCTGCCACGTGGCTACCGCCAGATCGGCGAGCACCGGATCCGGGAGAACGTCGGCCTCTCCTACCCCGAACTCGTCCCCGGCCTGGTCATCGAGCACCGGCCCGGCCGGACCGTCACCGAACCCGACAACCTCCTCGGCACCGCCCTGAGCGGCAACGTCGCCCCCATCCACACCGATGCCCACTACAGCAGCCAGACCCAGTGGGGCCGCATCCTGGTCTGCTCCGGCGTCACCCTCAACCTCGTGGCCGGCATGACCGTCCGCAGCATCAGCGGCCTGACCACCGCCAACCTCGCCGTCGACCAGGTGCGCTTCACCGCGCCCGTCCACATCGGCGACACCCTGTACGCGCAGACGCGGATCCTCACCCGCCGGGCCTCCGAGAGCCGTCCCGACACCGGGGTCATCACCTGCCACACCGCCGCCCACAACCAGGCGGGCGCCAGCGTCCTGGCCTTCACCCGCACCTTCCTCGTCCCCCTGGACTCCGACGCCGCCCGCGACGCCACCCACTACTGA
- a CDS encoding Gfo/Idh/MocA family protein produces the protein MTVTPRTPLPVVLAGARGHGRRHLANIRRIEELGLVRLAGVCELQPLTDQELDGFGAPRQSADLAELLDATGAAVAVVSTPIQTHTDLALAAAGRGVHLLLEKPPAPSYAEFRRMADGVAAAGVVCQIGFQALGSGAVPAIRALIAEGAIGEVLGVGAAGAWVREEAYYRRAPWAGRRRLDGADVTDGVLTNPLAHAVSTALALDGGVRAEDAAVVETELFRANAIESDDTSCVRITTARGGQVTVAGTLCAARSTDPYVIVHGDRGRITFWYMQDRVLLQRSGHDDVETVHGRTDLLENLAEHLAGGADLLVPPDVTGAFMRVVEAIRLAPDPAELPPDAWHAEALTTDGGKRRRVLPGIDALVAESAETLSLYSELGAPWALTTRVVGA, from the coding sequence ATGACCGTCACTCCCCGTACCCCGCTGCCCGTCGTCCTCGCCGGTGCCCGTGGCCACGGCCGCCGGCACCTGGCGAACATCCGCCGTATCGAGGAGCTGGGGCTCGTGCGCCTCGCCGGGGTCTGTGAACTCCAGCCCCTCACCGACCAGGAGCTCGACGGCTTCGGTGCGCCGCGGCAGTCCGCGGACCTCGCCGAGCTGCTGGACGCCACCGGCGCGGCCGTCGCCGTCGTCAGCACCCCCATCCAGACCCACACGGACCTGGCGCTGGCGGCCGCCGGGCGCGGGGTGCATCTGCTGCTGGAGAAACCGCCCGCGCCCTCGTACGCGGAGTTCCGGCGGATGGCCGACGGGGTCGCCGCGGCGGGGGTGGTATGCCAGATCGGCTTCCAGGCGCTCGGCTCGGGCGCCGTCCCCGCGATCCGCGCGCTGATCGCCGAGGGGGCGATCGGTGAGGTGCTGGGGGTCGGCGCGGCCGGTGCGTGGGTGCGCGAGGAGGCGTACTACCGCCGGGCGCCCTGGGCCGGGCGCAGACGCCTCGACGGTGCCGATGTGACCGACGGGGTGCTGACGAATCCCCTGGCGCACGCCGTCTCCACCGCCCTCGCGCTCGACGGCGGTGTGCGCGCCGAGGACGCGGCCGTGGTCGAGACCGAGCTGTTCCGGGCCAACGCCATCGAGTCCGACGACACTTCGTGCGTGCGGATCACGACGGCGCGCGGCGGCCAGGTCACCGTCGCGGGGACGCTGTGCGCCGCGCGGTCGACCGATCCGTACGTGATCGTGCACGGCGACCGCGGCCGGATCACCTTCTGGTACATGCAGGACCGCGTCCTGCTCCAGCGGTCCGGGCACGACGACGTCGAGACCGTGCACGGCAGGACGGATCTGCTGGAGAACCTGGCCGAGCATCTGGCAGGCGGTGCGGACCTGCTGGTTCCGCCGGACGTCACCGGCGCGTTCATGCGGGTCGTGGAGGCGATCCGGCTCGCCCCGGACCCGGCCGAACTCCCGCCGGACGCCTGGCACGCCGAGGCCCTCACGACGGACGGCGGCAAACGGCGGCGCGTCCTGCCGGGCATCGACGCACTGGTCGCCGAGAGCGCCGAAACCCTCTCCCTCTACTCGGAACTCGGCGCCCCCTGGGCGCTCACCACGCGGGTGGTGGGCGCATGA